The window ATGCCTACGGGAAATTACAAACTATCTACACGCCTTCACCCCATCGCGTCCAACCCGCTTGTATCGTCGCCAGCGAGTGTGGCGGTTGTCAATGGCAACATATTCGTTACGAGCAGCAATTAGCAGCGAAAAAGCACCAGGTAGAGCAAGCGTTGGTACGGATTGGCGGCATGACAAATCCACTTGTCGCCCCTGTCCA of the Gloeomargarita sp. SKYB120 genome contains:
- a CDS encoding TRAM domain-containing protein, whose protein sequence is MDESYWRQGADISLTITDLNDQGEGVGRWQERVVFVPDTAPGDQVLVRLVWVKPNYAYGKLQTIYTPSPHRVQPACIVASECGGCQWQHIRYEQQLAAKKHQVEQALVRIGGMTNPLVAPV